In a single window of the Bacillus mycoides genome:
- a CDS encoding iron-sulfur cluster biosynthesis family protein translates to MYVTVTEAAYKKIMDTIPSETKYIKLFYDNEGCGCVMSGIIDLVAVSEKDERDVDIESSVLNFIADRTKLVFMDDKLTVDWHEVGGTFQLKSPSQFYNPNMKLHVRV, encoded by the coding sequence ATGTACGTTACTGTAACAGAGGCAGCATATAAAAAGATTATGGATACGATTCCAAGTGAAACGAAATATATAAAGTTATTTTATGATAATGAAGGTTGCGGTTGTGTTATGAGCGGGATTATTGATTTAGTAGCCGTTTCAGAGAAAGATGAGCGCGATGTAGATATCGAATCAAGCGTACTAAACTTTATTGCAGATCGCACAAAGCTTGTATTTATGGATGATAAATTAACAGTTGATTGGCATGAAGTTGGAGGAACTTTCCAGCTGAAGAGCCCAAGCCAGTTTTATAATCCGAATATGAAGTTACATGTTCGAGTATAA
- a CDS encoding ATP-binding protein, protein MEKGNIFEKEEIKALIIFLSLFFVIFFAYDFAEKAIVLLSDKNQKLADAFGEGLGLWLYSFMVGLFFIGLYFMKWKKPYIVKYIILIGYNILDFINNFIIYYGSDAEFDGGNIVEGFFILFAPIFVNKRYFWLVAGTIVGKYALMGFVVQSFIVLIPIALYSVFVIICWIIFLRFQSYVRTLEMMDKEIRNVEKLAMVGKMATVIGDKIRRPLEKLKKLVNKQAKKYPEDKIYSEIMRQEVERIHTIATELNGFEKSKSVESETYNIKEIISYVIRVMEKPALEQGIKMHAIYSKDIPSITCEEKRLKQVFFNLIKNAIEAMSVGGTITVKVIVEDVIIVQIIDEGCGIPKDKIPKLNEAFYTTKETGTGLGLVVTEKIIKDHHGKLNFESEVGVGTTVEIMLPI, encoded by the coding sequence ATGGAAAAAGGAAATATATTTGAAAAAGAAGAGATAAAGGCATTAATAATATTTTTAAGCTTATTCTTCGTTATATTTTTTGCGTATGATTTTGCTGAAAAAGCTATTGTCCTTTTATCAGATAAAAATCAAAAACTAGCAGATGCTTTTGGAGAAGGATTAGGTTTATGGCTATATAGTTTTATGGTTGGATTATTCTTTATAGGACTTTATTTTATGAAATGGAAAAAGCCGTATATTGTGAAGTATATTATTTTAATTGGCTATAATATATTGGATTTTATTAATAACTTCATTATTTATTACGGAAGTGATGCGGAATTTGATGGTGGGAATATAGTAGAAGGATTCTTTATTTTATTTGCACCAATATTTGTGAATAAGAGGTACTTTTGGTTAGTTGCGGGAACTATTGTTGGAAAATATGCACTTATGGGATTCGTTGTTCAATCCTTTATTGTTCTTATCCCAATAGCATTATATAGCGTGTTTGTTATTATATGTTGGATTATATTTTTAAGATTCCAATCTTACGTTCGTACACTTGAAATGATGGATAAAGAAATACGAAATGTAGAGAAATTAGCAATGGTTGGAAAAATGGCGACAGTAATTGGCGATAAGATTAGAAGACCGTTAGAAAAATTGAAAAAACTTGTGAATAAGCAAGCGAAAAAATATCCAGAAGATAAAATTTATAGTGAAATTATGAGACAGGAAGTAGAGCGAATTCATACAATTGCTACAGAACTAAATGGGTTTGAGAAATCTAAATCGGTAGAATCCGAAACGTATAATATTAAAGAAATCATCTCTTATGTTATCAGGGTTATGGAAAAGCCAGCTTTAGAACAAGGAATAAAAATGCATGCTATTTATAGTAAAGATATACCATCAATTACATGTGAGGAAAAACGATTGAAACAAGTATTTTTTAATTTAATAAAAAATGCGATTGAAGCAATGTCAGTTGGCGGAACTATTACTGTAAAAGTTATAGTGGAAGATGTGATCATTGTTCAAATTATAGATGAGGGATGCGGCATTCCGAAAGATAAAATTCCGAAGCTAAATGAAGCTTTTTACACAACGAAAGAAACTGGAACAGGCTTAGGATTAGTAGTTACGGAAAAAATTATTAAAGATCACCACGGTAAATTGAACTTTGAAAGTGAAGTTGGAGTTGGAACGACTGTTGAGATTATGTTGCCGATTTAA